The sequence TTATGGTATGGATTTCCTTTCAGCTACGGCATGTAAAAAAAGTTGCGGCTTTCATCGAACAGTTTGCCGATCAAAAGCCGCAGTATTTTTATCCTTTGATGTTTTTAATTACCTATCAACTTGTGGATTTGTTTACAGAATCCAGAGAGATTCTAGGGTTTATACGCCATCCTTTTAAATACTAAACTTTATAAACTTCCTTTATGTTTATGTGGTTGAGTGAGTCAGTTTGGCTTTTTTAGATGATTTTACAGCTTTTACTTTCCTTCTATTTGTAGATACTTTATAACTACTAATGAAAGCGCTAATTTCTTTTCTTGCTTTATCTGTTAATGGCTCACTTGCAATAATAAGATTAACCCCTTTGGGTTCTTTAATGTGTCCCATGTACTTGTTTTAAGTCAAGTTTTGTAAATCTTAATACCTCTTTTCACATTCTAAATTTACAAAATAACATTTAACTAACCCCTTAAACTGCTCGCGCCCCGAACTTATTCGGGGCGCGAGCCATATTTTTATGTTTGTGGGTTTTTCAGGTGGGGGTGAATACCCTTAAAAATCATCGTTGCTTAAGTTAAAGACCAATCCCAAACGCAATGTATTGGATAAAGGATTACGTGTTACTCCCGAACCAGAAGGTACTAGGTAAGAAACATTGATCTCCATGAACTTAGCGTTGAAACCAGCGCCAGCTGTGAAGTAACGGCGATTGCCTCTGGTCTTGTCTTCATAGAAATAACCTGCACGTAGTTTGAACTGGTTGTTGTAATTGTATTCCATACCAGCAGAAATCTGGAAGCTCTTAGAAAGGCTGCTTCCGTCAGAAAAAGATTTCATCCAGGAACTCACTACTGAAGTATTTCTGTAATTCGCTAATGCGGCAGAGTCGGTAGCAAAAACACCCGTTGTGGTAGGTGCCATCGGTACCAATAATTTGTTTACATCCAAAGCAAAGCTGATGCTATTGCCTTCGCTCATCACTTTGGTATATGACATACCCAATCCCAGGTTGGCGGGTAAGAAATCTTTGTTACGGGCATCGTTGGTGTATCCTACTTTGGTTCCTAGGTTAGACAACACCAAACCAAAATTCAAACCCTGACCATCTACGTCGCGGCCATTGTAAAACAAGGATACATCTCCAGCCAATGCATTACCGGCTTTGTATACAACACCTGTACCTACATCGCCCACAACTAAGCGAGAGTTGATATAACGTAACGCAACGGCCAAGCTAAGCTTATCGTTTAGTACACGGGTATAACCTCCGTCGATGGAGAACTCTGTAGGGCGAACGGTATTTAACACGTTACCCGAAAAATCGGTTAATTGAATATTCCCCAGGCTAAAGAAACGCATGGATCCTGAAATCACGGAATAGTCGTCAATCTTTTTATAGGCAGCGGCACTGGCAAGATACACATCGTTCAAACCCAGGTCGCGTAACCAAGGGGTGTAGTTCAAAGCCACAGCAGAACGTTTTTCTGCAAAAGCCGTTTTAGCCAGGTTCCAGAAAGGGGAGTTGGCATCGGGATTAGTAGCAATCGCTGCATCTCCCATACCGCCCGCACGTGCATCGGGTGAAATACGTAAAAACGGAACGGCAGTAGAAACAATATTAATGGAATCGGCTTGTGCCATAGAAGTAGAGGGAGTAGCAAAAGCTAAGCCCAAACCCATCAACGCAAAAGCCCAACATTTTTTAGATGCATTTTTCATAATCAAATAATTGAGTTCCTGTATTTGCACAGCAAAGCACAAAAACATTAATAAAACGAAAACGAAATTTTAGCGTAGAAATTATGCCATTCAGTTTATTTAGTGGCGCAGTGGGGAGCTGCTATACAATGATACGAATAATTGTGAATTAGTTGCTCAATAATTGATTAAATACCGACTTGTTTGTAGCCTTTGAGATGATTTAAAAAAAAGGGGCCCGATTGTATCGGGCCCCTTCCTGCCGCGCGCAGTGCCCGCGCGCGACTAAGTTTATTTATTTCGTTGCATTCAAAATACCAATAATGATGGCACCCATACCCACTAAGCTGCTGGTTAAGCCCAGAATCTCAGCCGTGGTTAATGGTTTCTTGTTCTTACGTACGGGTACATACAATTCCGCACCCGCTGTTAAGCGAGGATAGGTTTTGAAGAATACATAGTTGTGCACGGTTTTAATTTTACCATTCGGGTACAAGACATAAGTGCCTTTTTTATTGGCATTTTCTGAGAAACCACCCGATTCACGAATCAATCTACGAGAAGAAAGTCCACGGAAATAAGGCACTTTCTTCTGTATGTTCACCCCGCCAAAAGCCTGTACCGATGTTGGTGTTTTAGGAATGGTAATTACGTCACCTTCTTCTAAGTAAATATCGTCTTCAGAACCTGGATTCTCGATGGCATTACGTAGATTAACCGATAACAATACTTTTTCACGGGTCAAAGAAGAATCCAAAAACTTCTTGGTTAAAGTATCGGTACTTAATTGCTTCGACAAAGCTTTTTTAATTTCCAATACTTCTCCTTTCAGTGCTTCTTGGTAGGTATTGCGCAAGAAGAAAGCGGAACCTAAAGAACCTGATTCTAATATACCACCCGCACGCTTGAACAAATCGCTAACGCGGTCTTTTTTGGTATTCAATAAATAGGTTCCCGGGAACAATACTTCCCCACTGATGCTTACGGAGCCTGCTGCCTGGTTACGGGGTAGGTTCTTTACATTCACTACATCAAAGGGTTCTAATTCTATGGTAGCCTGCTTGTTGGTTAAGGTTAAGCTATCGGTCAAATTAAAACGGAAAATGGTATTGTAAACTGCTGTATCAGATAAGGTTTGGTCTTTGCGGATCCTTCTGAGTACTTCTACTTCTTTTAATGAAGCACGGTCTTTTAATCCACCTGCCAATAAAATCAAGTCCTCAATTTTCATTCCTTCAGAATAAGAAAAATCGCCGGGCTTATTCAGTTCTCCTGTAATGGTAACGGTTCTGCTCTCCCTTAATTCTGCTTTGCTATACACATGAAGGGAGTCATCATTACGTAAAGCTAATGCTAAGTCTGTAGCCGACTCTAAGTTTACAGCAGTAACGGTGGTATCTTTAGAAGGATTGGTTCTAAACAACAATGCACGACTTTTAAAAGCATTCTCTTTCAATTGTGCTGCTTTCAATAAGGCACCTAGGGTTGGATAAGAAGAAACCGCATAGCTGTTTGGGTAGAATACCGCACCGCCTGCGATTACGCGATTTTCAAAACGCTTGGGAATGGCACCCACTACAACTGAGTCAGAACTCTTGATAGCAAATTGATTCAACTGATTGTATTCTACGTTTAGAATGGATTTACCCAAATCGCCAAAACGTTGAATGGTTATTCTATTTTTGTTGGCAGAGTCTGCAAAACCTGCTGCGTATTTTTCAATAACAGTAGCCAAGTTTTCGCCTTGCTCTGATTCATAAATGGCTGGTCTTTTCACCGCTCCATTTACAAATAAACGAACCGCATAGGGATGCACTTTAATGATATCGTCGTCTTTTAATAAAACGTTCTTGGTAAGGTCACCGTTCAATAAGAAATCGTATAAATCGAAAGTGACGATTTTCTTGCCATTGCGGATCAAATCAATTTTACGGAAAGAACCATTGGTTGATGGGCCGCCTGACGCATACAAGGCATTGGCCAAAGTTGCCAAGGAAGAGAGCTCATAAGTGCCCGGTTGTTTTACTTCGCCAATTAGGGTAACACGAATGCTTCTGATTTGTCCCAAGCTTACTTGTAAAAAAGTATTGCCCGTTTTTAACCCTGGATAGGTTTTGGCCATTACGTTTCTTAATTTGGTCTTGGCTTCATCTACAGTAAGACCTGCCAATACCACAGGTCCAATATTCGGGATACGAATCTGCCCTTCGGTATTGATTTTATACTTAGAAGTTTTCTCAGAGAAACCATAAATATCGATGGACAATTCATCGTCTACACCCAATACATAATTGCTAGGGGTAGCAGTACGCATATTGGGTTCGAAAGTAAGGTTGGCATTGGAGAAAAATTCGGAACCGAAAATTTGTAAGCCTTCTTTCTCTTCTTTTTTAAATTCATTTTTACCACTAAATGGCTTGCGAGATTCGTAAGAAGCCCCACTGGTCTTTTGTGCACCTGTTGCACCCGCTCCCATACTACCCATACGGGCTTTGATCTGGGCGATTTGCGCATCTGATAATCCTCTCTGTTTGGCTTTGGCTTCCAATTCCGCTTCGGAAAGTCCACTCAATTGCGCCTGTTGTAAATAGGCCTGAAACTGTGCATCCGATAAGGCATTGATATCCATGCTTGATACCTGAGGAATCGTAGGCAACTGTGCAAAAACGAACTGCGTTGAGGTAAAGAACAATCCCATCAACAATGCTTTCATCCAAATTTTCTTCATGTGAACTATTTTATACAACTATTTTACAAATTTAAAAGGTGGGGGATTGGGGGCGAAGATAGCCCGAAAACCCTAATACTCAAAGAATGATGATTTGTCCGGCAGCTGATTGTTTGCCCAGATTTGGGTTGCCAGCAACGGAAACCCATAACCGATAAAAATATATACCCGGGGTGCATTTTCTCCCTTGTTGGGTAGTACCGTCCCAGGAAACTTCGATATTGCGGGTGCCTTGGGTGTTCACCGTCCTGCGAATTTGTTTTACGGCGGCACCCGCCGCATCCACTATTTCAATTTGCAGTTCCAAATCGGTATTGGGTTGGTTGTGTTCAAATCCAAAAACAGTGGTCCCTCCCAAAGCTTTAAAGGGATTGGGAAAATTACGCACCGCAGCAATTTTAAGCTGTTCTTTTTTGGATACCACAAAGTCTAAGGTCGCAGTGTTGCTATTGTTTACCAGGTCCCAGGCTTTGAGTTGTATCTGGTGTTTTCCAGGGGGGAGTTGTTGCAGCTGATAGCGCAAAGTCCCACGCTGGTATTGGTTCAGCTCATTGCTGAAAAAAGAATTCAATACGATGCTGTTGCGCTGGTCGCCATTGAGCATTACAACTATATCGTGCCCAATACCATTGCCTGTTGCGTTGATACCCGAAGTGTCAAATAATTGAGCAATCAGTATAGGGTTTTCACTAGTGATGCCACCGTTTTTAAACGCTTCGTCATTTAGGAAAAGGTCGATTTCCGGACCCGTGGTATCACGGGTAGTATTTACCGAATTTCCCGCGAGACGAAGGGGCAAAGCACCCGACGCAGGTTGGATTCTAGAATTGATAGATGGAGAAAAGCTGCCTGTTCTTTCTGCATAGCATTTCAAGTTAGCTTTATTCGGGCCAAAGGAAATATCTCGTGGCACTTTCAAAACAATCTTGAACGCTCCATTGATAACGCTGGCTTTCCCATTGAACAAAATGGTTTTCTCGGTGGAATAGCCTGTGCGGGGACTTTCCAGAGAATTGCCCAAAGTAAAAACGGTTTGGGGTTGATCATACAATTGAACAGTAACGATTCCATTGTAATCACTGGCAATATTTCCGTTACCATAGTTGATTTGTCCACTGATTTCGTAAGTCTGTAAAGTCAATAAACTATCTGTAAAAGGAATGATCCGCCCCGTATTTTTTTCTTTGATTTGGGTAATTTGAATCGGTAGCTCGGGCAAAGCCAACTGTAAAGCTGGGTCGCCTAGTAATACAAATTTTCTGCTGTTCAAAGGGTCTCCACTGGTCTGTGCATTGCTTTGGTTGCTTAGGTTTTTAGCTATCCGAACGGCTTCGCCTAAAGAACGATACAAGGGGCCATTGATGCCTCCCACAGCATTGCTTTGTAAAGGTTCTAATGCAGCCTTAATAAAATTTTGGTTCATAATACGATTGCTATAGGCAAAAACCAAACGGCTAGTGGTCAGAAGCGCAATGGCTCCATTGTTATTGCCGTATAAAAGAGGGCGAGCGATCGAAGCTTTCCCCGGTTGATCAAAGGGATCAAAATCGCAACTAGCTGTAATGAATAAAGGGAGTTTATCGGGATTATTGAAACGATTGATTTCATTGGCACTGATCACCGCTTCTTCTGATAAACGCAAATGATTGCCGTGGCCAGAATAGTTGACAATTAATGCACCCGCTAATACTTGGTTCACAATGGCATCGCTCACTGCTGGGTAACGGGCGCCCCCTGCACCACTAACTAAGGGATAGGCATCTAAATAAATTTTGTTGGCGTTCAATGAGGGGTTGGCTGCTAATGCAGTACCCGCAATGCTTTCCGCGTCGTTTAAGTGTAGGTTCTGGTCTTTGTCGTCTGCAATAAACAACAATTGACTGCGCCAGGCATTGTCTGTATTGACTCTAGAGGTATCGTTATTGCTGGGCGATTGATGATACCGAATCAGTTTGTTGATGTATTGATTGGCTTCTGTTAAGTTGCTAACGGGTATGCGACCTACCGCAATAGATAAAGGTGCATCATTGAGTTGATTTACATCGTCGCCGTTGTTGAGTAAAGCATAAAAATCATCAGAAGTATACGAGAGTAGGGGCGATACACTATTGCTACTTTGAAAAGTGGGAATCAAATTACGCTCGTTGTATTGCGCATTTTGTAAAATGTTTTTTGGGTCATAGGTACCTGCCCCAAAAAGTACAACGTATTGCAATGTCTTGCCATTGGCAGTAGAGGCAGGTTTAGAATTATCGAAAAATAGTTTAATGCCATTGCGAATAGCTGCAGGGTCGGGAATACCTGCCCCAAATTCATTGTAGAACTGGGATGTGGTAATGACGGCATCTTTATATCCATACTGACTTTGGTGAAAAGCCGCTAATCGACTGGCTGCGGATAGGAGCGAGGGGTGTACTACAATGATTCCATTGAAATCGTTTGTGCCAAATGCAGGGGCATTAGGGTTGGTGGCCCCTTTGGCCAATCCTATCAAGTTCTGATTGGGTACAATTGGATTATTGGGGATTATGGGTGTTAAAGCTTGCGAAGGGTTAAAACACGCAAAGTTTTCTCGTATTTCTAAGGAGTGTTTGTAGGTGATTTCACTGCCCAAGTTGGTGGTTTCTACTAGGGTTGGATGCAAGGGGTTCGTTATATTCCACACTCGGGTATCTGCGGGAAATACGATGGGAGCGCCGTTATTTAACGGAGCGGAAATTCGAAATAAGGCCGTGGAATCACTGGGGAAAAATCCAGTATTTCGCCCCGTGTTTTCACGGGTGATAGTATAGTAAAAACCTTGATTAGGGCTGGGCGGTATAAGCCTTTTTAGACCTAGAATACTAAACCGATTCAGCCAACCTTCTGCTCCATTGGCATTTCCAGAAAATTGAAATTGTACCGACAAAAAATTCGTATTACCCAATGAAGAAAGGGCAAGAGCGCTAAGGGTTTTGGCTTCTCTGGCATAGTCATCCAAGAGCCCGCCCGATACTCCCGCCAAGGAAATATTTTGAGTCAATTGACCATTTATGGAAAGGTTAAATTGAGAAGCAGCCCCAATGGAACGGGCAGTCACATGCGAGTATAATTGAATATTCGTATTGGGCAAGGCATTTGACCATGGCACAGAAAATGTTCGAGTAGAATTGTTTGCCGTGAAGTTTTCACCCACCCATTCTTTGCCACTAGATAATAGATTCAGTCTATTGTTTTCGTAAGCATAGGTATCTGTATAGGTGTTTATCGCGGTAAAAACAGGTCGATTGTCTGGAATGGCATTGCCGATCCTTTTAGGATTACCAGTGCTATTGAGGGTTATAAAATACCAGGCAGTATCCGAATACAGGTTCTTGATAAAATCCAATCGTCCAGTCGCTGTATCGTATTTCCATTGATGGGGGCCAGCAGCATAAAATAACACGTAATTAGGCCCCGTTTCTATGGGTATTTCAACTAAACCATTGAGGAAATTACTATCCACTTTCTCAGATAGCATACCCCCGGCTTTACCAAAGATTCGAAGGGTATTGTTAGGAAAAGGAATGCCCGTTAACCCTAACGATTTTAGCTGAGCAGTATCAATTTTATAAATGCCTGATTGGGTAATACCGATTCTTGCCGATTGACCAAGCAACGATATATTCCATAACAGTGAGATTGCGCAAATGAAAACTGTTTTTAAAGAATATGTATGGAATATTTTGAACAAGTCAATAAGATTTTAAACAACTATTTAATTACTTATTTATAAACATAACAATATGGTACGTATTTGTTTTCATACAATAATCTTAAATTCTTTGCATTAAAAGGTGGCATATGATCACCTACAATTAAAACTTTTTGAAATCTTGTAGAATCTAATTCTTGAGCTACATACCCAAGAAAACTTATGATTCTTTGCATTTGTGCATTAGCCTCTGTTAAATTTCCAGAATTATTACCAAAAGGCAATTTGTAATTAGTGCCAATAAAATTATTATCATTAAATGGTAAATGAGAGTTTACTGTTAACAAATAGGAAAAGCATTTAGAATATTTTTTTGATTCATTTTGTAAAAAATCAAATGTAAATTCATCTTGAATTGATATAAAGGGGCTCTCTGAATTTAAGCTTAATTTATATGCATATTTTTCTTGCAAAGTTTCACCAAAAAACATCTGGTTAATCCCTAGGTTTTTCCACCATAAATTCCTCTCAAACATACTCCCATTATATGAATGAGCAGCAATCGTATTGTATCCTTGTTTTTTTTTAATATCAAAGATGGAGTTAATACTCTTTTTATGAATATAATATTTATAATCCCCGCTACTATTTAATAATTCTCTTAATTCTGCTCTTGTTGTACTGCCCTCAAATGATGTAATTCCCCATTTTATTTTCCAGTGATTCCTTTTAAAATTTTCTGAAATGATCTTTTCAATATTTTTTTTGTCATTTACATTTTTTAGTAATCCGAAAGATTCAATGAGTATCAACAATTGATTACCTGAAGAATCATTTTTGAAAACTTCAAATGTAACGGACTGCTTTTTGTTTAGTTGAGGTTCTTTAACGGTAACATTAACATTAATGATGAAATCCAATAATGGTTTAGAAGTTAAGCTAGCAATATTGCCATCATAAAATGTCTGCGTTAATTTGGTATTAATTTTGGTAGAACCATTAGCAAAATCTAAGACATATATTATAGAAATCGCAATCAAGAAGAATTTAATAATCCTTTTGTCTTTTTTTAATTTAGGTTTAAGTTTCTTTAGTACATATAACATGAAGAAGATTACAGCTAAACAGCAAATCAAAAGTAAAACTTGATTATTTGATAGGTTATAATTTTCGAAAAATTTGAAGGTGCTTAAGAATTCATTGTAGTTAAATAAAAAAAGTTTAGATAAAGAGTAGGTTATGTCAGAAAAAATGATAACGATAAAAAGAAACCATATAAGGTAAATATTAACTGAAAAACAGATAAGAGGTAGTAGAAAAAAATAATCATAATAAATAAGTGGCCTTTCTAAATTCATCCAAAGCTGCAGTATTAGTGAGATTAAATTTGGTGATAGTAATATCGTAATTACTATAAATTCATCTGCCAGCTTAAAGTTTGAATTATTATTTAGGGGAATCTTTATACTCATTGTTTAATTGAAAGAATAAATGAAGAATAACTAGTAACTAGTATTAAAATCTCAAGTGTGTATTTTAATATTGGAATTGACATGGATAAATATTGGGTAGTTGCTAAACTTATAAATAATATATACAAAAGAAATGTTTTTGTTTTGCCTAAAATATTTGATGTAGGACTAATTTTATTCAGTCCACGCAGGAGTAAAATGAGTGCTTCTCTAATTAAAATTAACAAAATAAAAAGTGTTGAAAGCTGCTCTTTTTTTACATAAAAAAATAGAAAAAAAATCAAAACCAGTTTATCAATGTACTGATCTAATTTCTCACCTTTTACTGTTGTGACATTCCATTTACGAGCAATATAGCCATCTAAAAAGTCAGAAATGCCAATCCAGATAGTTAATAAAATTGTGAAAACCGAACTTTCAATGAAATAAATCGGTATTAATGTGAGCATTCGACTTATCGTTATCAATGTAACAATTTTGTATCGAATAATTTTTACTGATGAAGAAACTAATTTCATATTATTCTCACTAATAAATCTGTTGGACACTATAACATTATTATATAGTCACAAATCTGAAAATAGTATTAATGAGCAATATTCTTATATATTATTATTTTTATATATTTTTAATGTTATCTTAAATTAAGATTTTGCTAACTAATAATTCTATACATTCGTTGTTATAAAAAAACGAATTTTATAGGCTAATTATACACTCTAATCAGTATAACAAACAAAGACAATGCAGGTAAATAAATTTGTGCGGAACACCGTTTTATTGGTTTCCCTAATGAGTGTAGCTACATCTTGTAGTCTTTTCAAAGGAAAAAAAGAGAAATCCACTGCCACTGGATGGAACTATAATGACCAGCAATTTGGGAACTTCAATGTGGTGAAACCCAAGGATATCCAAACCGCTCCCGGATTGGTTTTTGTGCAGGGTGGTACCTTTACTATGGGTGCTACGCAAGAAGACATCATGGGGGATTGGAACAATATTCCACATCGTGTAACAGTTAACTCCTTCTTTATTGATAAATACGAAGTAAGCAACCTTAACTACCGCGAATACTTGTATTGGTTGGAAGGCACGTTTGGGGCTGCTGGCATGGATTCCATGGTAACCCAGGCATTACCTGATACTTTAGTTTGGAGAGAAGAGCTAGCCTATAACGAGCCAATGGTTGAATATTATTTCCGCCATCCTTCCTATAATAATTACCCTGTAGTAGGTGTAACCTGGTTACAAGCCACAGAATACTGTAAATGGAGAACCGACCGTGTTAATGAATTGGCTTTAATCAAAAAAGGATTTTTAGACGGGAAGACACAAATCAAGAAAACTTTGAACGGTGCTGGTCAGGACAATTTTAATACCAAGGCTTATTTGTTGGGTGAATACCAAGCTGTACCTGGTAAAGATGTTACCTCAAAGAAAAATCCTTTGAAAGACGCACAAGGAAGACCTAGGACTGTTGCTAAGTTTGAAGATGGTTTGATGTTTGGGGATTACCGTTTGCCAACAGAAGCAGAGTGGGAATATGCTGCTTATGGATATATCATGGAGAATCCACAACGTAAGAGCAACAAGGGTATCAAAGGAGAAGAGTTGATTGCCAACAAATCCATTTATGCCTGGAGAAATGATGGCTATGATAATTTAAGAGCTACCAAGAAGGGTGCTGCACAAGGATCTTTCTTAGCCAACTTTAAGAGAGGAACGGGAGACAATATGGGTGTTGCGGGTGGCTTGAACGATAATGCGGCCGTAACTGCGGAAGTAGATCAGTTTGTACCAAATGGGTATGGTATTTACAATATGAGCGGTAACGTGAGTGAGTGGGTGGCAGATATCTACAGACCTTTGACCAACTCTGAAGCAGAAGACTTTAACCCATTTAGAGGTAACGTTTTCCAGCAGATAGATATGAGTGGTGGACAAGGCAATTTGAGAGATGATAAGGGTAGAATCAAAATGAAGCCTGAACCCGATTCTGTAACCCGTAACAGAAGAAATTACCAAAAAGCCAACGCGTTAAATTACTTAGACGGCGATTCATTAAGCAATGTGAACTATGGATACGGCATCACTACTTTGATTTCTGATAAATCAAGAGTTTATAAAGGTGGTAGTTGGAATGATCGTGCGTACTGGTTAAGCCCAGGTACACGCCGTTTCCTACAAGAAGACGAAAGCACGAACACCATCGGTTTTCGTTGTGCCATGAGTCATTATGGTGCACCTGAAGGTATAGGTAAAGGTGCCAAGACGGGTAATAATTTCCCAGCAAGAAGAAATAAAAGATAATCGCTATGCGCATAGGCTATGGGATTGATTTCCATCAATTGGTGGAAGGTAGAGACCTTATGATTGGAGGCGTGAAAATTCCTCATACCAAGGGTGCTCTGGGTCACAGCGACGCCGATGTTTTGCTACATGCTATTTGTGATGCTTTGTTAGGGGCAGCTTGTTTAGGCGATATTGGAGTTCACTTTCCAGATACTTCTGCTGAATTCAAGAATATTGACAGCAAAATTTTATTGGCTAAGACCAAAGACTTGATTGCTGCAGAAGGCTATTCCATAGTCAATATTGACGCTTCCCTTTGCTTGGAAAAACCCAAAATAAAACCCCATATTCCTGCCATGCAAGAAACCATTGCTAATATCTTGGGTATAGGAATAAGAGATATTTCTATTAAAGCTACTACCACTGAGAAAATGGGCTTTGTAGGAAGAGAAGAGGGTTTGGTGGCACATGCGGTTTGTTTGCTTCAGTCTAAATGATTTATTTACATAAGATATTGCCAGTCTTTATCATGCCTATTATGGTCATCATTTATTTGATGATCTATGCTTTGTGGAAGAAAAAGAGGTGGCCAATATATACAGCTATTTTTTGTTTATATGTGTTTTCTACCCCTATCGTTGCAGGTAATTTTTTCAAATTAATTGAAGGAACGGCACCTAGAAAAACACCAACTGAAATGCCGAGTGTTGATGCCATTGTAGTACTAAGTGGTATGATTAATCAAATTAAATCTACGAATGGTGTTCAGCCAGAATGGGCAGATCCTGATCGTTATTTCGGGGGAATAGAATTATTCAAAGCAGGGAAGGCTCCCAAAATTATTTTCACTAGAGGACAATTACCTTGGGGTAAAACTTTGCAAACAGAAGGTGATATCTTGAAAAAATTTGCATTAGAACAAGGCATACCTGATTCCTCTATACATCTCACGGATAATGTAGAAAATACTGCTGATGAAGCAAAAGCAGTAGTGAAAATCCTAGGTAAGTGGAAGTCTATCATTTTAGTAACTTCGGCATATCATATGCCTAGGTCAGTGCAATTATTTGAAAAGCAGGAATTGATTGTTAAACCTTATCGAGTGGATTATAAGTTAGACCAATTGAGTAGTATTACGCTTATGGATTTTTTACCAGATGCGGATAGTTTTAGGTTGTTGAATACGGG is a genomic window of Sediminibacterium sp. TEGAF015 containing:
- a CDS encoding sulfatase-like hydrolase/transferase is translated as MLYVLKKLKPKLKKDKRIIKFFLIAISIIYVLDFANGSTKINTKLTQTFYDGNIASLTSKPLLDFIINVNVTVKEPQLNKKQSVTFEVFKNDSSGNQLLILIESFGLLKNVNDKKNIEKIISENFKRNHWKIKWGITSFEGSTTRAELRELLNSSGDYKYYIHKKSINSIFDIKKKQGYNTIAAHSYNGSMFERNLWWKNLGINQMFFGETLQEKYAYKLSLNSESPFISIQDEFTFDFLQNESKKYSKCFSYLLTVNSHLPFNDNNFIGTNYKLPFGNNSGNLTEANAQMQRIISFLGYVAQELDSTRFQKVLIVGDHMPPFNAKNLRLLYENKYVPYCYVYK
- a CDS encoding SLBB domain-containing protein; translated protein: MKKIWMKALLMGLFFTSTQFVFAQLPTIPQVSSMDINALSDAQFQAYLQQAQLSGLSEAELEAKAKQRGLSDAQIAQIKARMGSMGAGATGAQKTSGASYESRKPFSGKNEFKKEEKEGLQIFGSEFFSNANLTFEPNMRTATPSNYVLGVDDELSIDIYGFSEKTSKYKINTEGQIRIPNIGPVVLAGLTVDEAKTKLRNVMAKTYPGLKTGNTFLQVSLGQIRSIRVTLIGEVKQPGTYELSSLATLANALYASGGPSTNGSFRKIDLIRNGKKIVTFDLYDFLLNGDLTKNVLLKDDDIIKVHPYAVRLFVNGAVKRPAIYESEQGENLATVIEKYAAGFADSANKNRITIQRFGDLGKSILNVEYNQLNQFAIKSSDSVVVGAIPKRFENRVIAGGAVFYPNSYAVSSYPTLGALLKAAQLKENAFKSRALLFRTNPSKDTTVTAVNLESATDLALALRNDDSLHVYSKAELRESRTVTITGELNKPGDFSYSEGMKIEDLILLAGGLKDRASLKEVEVLRRIRKDQTLSDTAVYNTIFRFNLTDSLTLTNKQATIELEPFDVVNVKNLPRNQAAGSVSISGEVLFPGTYLLNTKKDRVSDLFKRAGGILESGSLGSAFFLRNTYQEALKGEVLEIKKALSKQLSTDTLTKKFLDSSLTREKVLLSVNLRNAIENPGSEDDIYLEEGDVITIPKTPTSVQAFGGVNIQKKVPYFRGLSSRRLIRESGGFSENANKKGTYVLYPNGKIKTVHNYVFFKTYPRLTAGAELYVPVRKNKKPLTTAEILGLTSSLVGMGAIIIGILNATK
- the porV gene encoding type IX secretion system outer membrane channel protein PorV, coding for MKNASKKCWAFALMGLGLAFATPSTSMAQADSINIVSTAVPFLRISPDARAGGMGDAAIATNPDANSPFWNLAKTAFAEKRSAVALNYTPWLRDLGLNDVYLASAAAYKKIDDYSVISGSMRFFSLGNIQLTDFSGNVLNTVRPTEFSIDGGYTRVLNDKLSLAVALRYINSRLVVGDVGTGVVYKAGNALAGDVSLFYNGRDVDGQGLNFGLVLSNLGTKVGYTNDARNKDFLPANLGLGMSYTKVMSEGNSISFALDVNKLLVPMAPTTTGVFATDSAALANYRNTSVVSSWMKSFSDGSSLSKSFQISAGMEYNYNNQFKLRAGYFYEDKTRGNRRYFTAGAGFNAKFMEINVSYLVPSGSGVTRNPLSNTLRLGLVFNLSNDDF
- the porU gene encoding type IX secretion system sortase PorU, encoding MFKIFHTYSLKTVFICAISLLWNISLLGQSARIGITQSGIYKIDTAQLKSLGLTGIPFPNNTLRIFGKAGGMLSEKVDSNFLNGLVEIPIETGPNYVLFYAAGPHQWKYDTATGRLDFIKNLYSDTAWYFITLNSTGNPKRIGNAIPDNRPVFTAINTYTDTYAYENNRLNLLSSGKEWVGENFTANNSTRTFSVPWSNALPNTNIQLYSHVTARSIGAASQFNLSINGQLTQNISLAGVSGGLLDDYAREAKTLSALALSSLGNTNFLSVQFQFSGNANGAEGWLNRFSILGLKRLIPPSPNQGFYYTITRENTGRNTGFFPSDSTALFRISAPLNNGAPIVFPADTRVWNITNPLHPTLVETTNLGSEITYKHSLEIRENFACFNPSQALTPIIPNNPIVPNQNLIGLAKGATNPNAPAFGTNDFNGIIVVHPSLLSAASRLAAFHQSQYGYKDAVITTSQFYNEFGAGIPDPAAIRNGIKLFFDNSKPASTANGKTLQYVVLFGAGTYDPKNILQNAQYNERNLIPTFQSSNSVSPLLSYTSDDFYALLNNGDDVNQLNDAPLSIAVGRIPVSNLTEANQYINKLIRYHQSPSNNDTSRVNTDNAWRSQLLFIADDKDQNLHLNDAESIAGTALAANPSLNANKIYLDAYPLVSGAGGARYPAVSDAIVNQVLAGALIVNYSGHGNHLRLSEEAVISANEINRFNNPDKLPLFITASCDFDPFDQPGKASIARPLLYGNNNGAIALLTTSRLVFAYSNRIMNQNFIKAALEPLQSNAVGGINGPLYRSLGEAVRIAKNLSNQSNAQTSGDPLNSRKFVLLGDPALQLALPELPIQITQIKEKNTGRIIPFTDSLLTLQTYEISGQINYGNGNIASDYNGIVTVQLYDQPQTVFTLGNSLESPRTGYSTEKTILFNGKASVINGAFKIVLKVPRDISFGPNKANLKCYAERTGSFSPSINSRIQPASGALPLRLAGNSVNTTRDTTGPEIDLFLNDEAFKNGGITSENPILIAQLFDTSGINATGNGIGHDIVVMLNGDQRNSIVLNSFFSNELNQYQRGTLRYQLQQLPPGKHQIQLKAWDLVNNSNTATLDFVVSKKEQLKIAAVRNFPNPFKALGGTTVFGFEHNQPNTDLELQIEIVDAAGAAVKQIRRTVNTQGTRNIEVSWDGTTQQGRKCTPGIYFYRLWVSVAGNPNLGKQSAAGQIIIL